AGTTCTAAGTCATGCAGTTTGTTTATACTCCCTAAATGATCTTTGTttgaaaatctttcaaaatgtgaAGTTATTTCTGCCACTTCTTCAccttttctatattttctttCCAAAACACTTTCCATTATTGGGCTTGGATTCTGTGAAAGACTTGCTGCTTTTGTGACTTCCTTCAAGACTTAAAAATCATCAAGCCCTTAATCTTTGTGGCCAAAAATGACTGATACTGACTGATTTAGATCAAGACATCATGGTTTGTGATTTAAGTTCTGTTATAACTAACCTAAAAACCTAAGATTATTGCCTCCATTGGTCACCAAACCCAAgtagatttttaaatgaagagtTTCCAGAAGAATCTCATGTTTGTGGGTTTTTATGTTGTAGATGATGGGAAGATCTTTCATGGAAGTGGCGTTGGTGATGCTTTTGGTCCTCGCTGTTTCAAAGGAGACATCATGGGCTGCGGCATCATGTTCCCACGAGACTACATCCTGGATGGAGAAGGTGAGGCTTTAAATGACCACTTATTACCCACAAGTAATAGGTTGACAAAATCTGAAGTGATGAAGAGAGTGCGTTTTTGCCACAAGGTGACGCAGACGACTGTGAACGGCTGGAGTTCCGCCCAACTCCTGCGGCTGTCCAGAACGTTTTATACCTCAATGAtgaggaagatgatgaagaggacGGGGATGATCAGGAGCAGGACCAGGACGGCCGAAAGGTGACGGTAAGTCTCGTTTGTG
The Oryzias melastigma strain HK-1 unplaced genomic scaffold, ASM292280v2 sc02860, whole genome shotgun sequence genome window above contains:
- the LOC118598562 gene encoding SPRY domain-containing protein 3-like, with product MKSFQKNLMFVGFYVVDDGKIFHGSGVGDAFGPRCFKGDIMGCGIMFPRDYILDGEGDADDCERLEFRPTPAAVQNVLYLNDEEDDEEDGDDQEQDQDGRKVTVSLVCVYIQSSF